Proteins co-encoded in one Streptococcus pyogenes genomic window:
- a CDS encoding diacylglycerol/lipid kinase family protein translates to MKTVRIFYNPNSGKKESQLARQVKDYFCQHGFSEDSVKVITPKDADQAFQLAKQAAKDKIDLVIPLGGDGTLNKIIGGIYEGGAHCLIGLVPSGTVNNFAKAMHIPLQITEALDTILTGQIKQVDICKANQQYMISSLTLGLLADIAADVTAEEKRRFGPLAFLKDSIRILKRNRSYAISLISHNHRIHLKTKFLLITMTNTIAGFPSFSPGAQADDGYFQVYTMKKVSFFKFLWHINDFKQGDFSKAEEISHFQANTLSLLPQAKKQAILPRTRIDGDKSDYLPIQLDIIPKAVSIIVPTED, encoded by the coding sequence ATGAAAACCGTTCGGATTTTTTACAATCCTAATTCTGGAAAGAAAGAAAGCCAACTTGCTAGGCAAGTCAAAGACTATTTTTGCCAACATGGTTTTTCCGAAGATTCTGTAAAAGTTATTACCCCTAAAGATGCTGACCAGGCTTTTCAATTAGCAAAACAAGCTGCTAAGGACAAGATTGACTTGGTTATCCCTCTTGGTGGCGATGGGACACTAAATAAAATCATCGGTGGCATCTATGAAGGAGGAGCTCATTGTTTAATAGGCTTAGTGCCCTCAGGGACAGTCAATAATTTTGCCAAGGCTATGCATATCCCTTTACAAATTACTGAGGCGTTGGATACTATCTTGACTGGACAAATCAAGCAAGTTGATATTTGCAAAGCTAACCAGCAATACATGATTTCCAGTTTAACTTTAGGATTACTGGCTGATATTGCTGCCGACGTAACGGCTGAGGAAAAACGACGCTTTGGTCCTCTAGCATTTTTAAAAGATAGTATTCGAATACTGAAACGAAATCGCAGCTATGCCATCTCTTTAATTAGCCACAACCATCGTATTCACCTGAAAACGAAGTTTCTCTTAATCACGATGACAAATACCATTGCTGGTTTTCCTTCTTTTTCTCCTGGTGCTCAAGCTGACGATGGCTATTTCCAAGTTTATACCATGAAAAAAGTCTCTTTCTTTAAATTTTTATGGCATATTAATGATTTTAAACAGGGTGATTTTTCCAAAGCAGAGGAAATCAGTCATTTTCAAGCCAATACGCTTAGCTTACTACCACAAGCTAAAAAACAAGCGATATTACCACGTACCAGGATTGATGGGGATAAAAGTGACTATCTGCCCATTCAATTAGATATCATTCCAAAAGCCGTTTCGATTATTGTTCCAACAGAAGATTAA